Part of the uncultured Cohaesibacter sp. genome is shown below.
CGCCCTGCAGTCCGTCGGCGCCATCCCCGAAGCCGCCATGCCTCCGATCAAGAGCGCCACCACCCTTCTGACCATCCTCTCTATGGCCGGGCTCGGCCTGATGGTTGACGTCAAGTCGGTTTTTGCCTCAAGCGGCCGGGTTCTGGCAACGGGCACCCTGTCCATCCTGTTCCTCGGCGCTCTCGGTGCCTCGGCCATCGCCCTCCTGTCACTCTGAAGGCCACACCTGAAAGGGAGAGCGGCTTTCCGCCCCTCTCCCGCTGTCGTCAGCGGCACAGGGCCGAAAGAGCTTCCTCAAGCCTGCCAAGATCCGCTTCCGTGACATGCAGGTGCGGTGCAAACCGCAGGGCATTGCCACGGCGGCTGATAAAGACATTCCGTGCCGCCAGATCGGCAGTGATCGTCGGAGACAGGGGCTTCGCACTTGCCGCCCCCAGAATGTGCGGGCTGCGAAAAGCCTCTGGCACAGGCTCGAACCCGACCGCTTCGAGCATCCCTGCAATCCGGCCATTGATGCCCTTCAAAGCCGAAGCAATCCGCTCCACGCCCCAGTCCCCCAACTGGCGCAAGCCGACGAGGCCTGCTGGCAAGAGAGTCGGAATGGACTTCTGCCCCATGTCGAACCGGCGCGCACCGGGCTGATAGTCATCGGTGTAGTTGACCAGGTTTTCGAACACTTCCGCTCCCGCCCGGCCCAGCCATGTCTCTTCAAGCGGACGGGCATCATGCCACTGCGGGGCAGCATAGAACAGGCTGAGACCATAGGGAAAGAGCAGCCATTTATAGCCCGCCGCAATCATGAAATCCGGACAAACCCGATCAAGATCCAGTGGCATGGCGCCAAGGGACTGGGTCACCTCCACGACCAGCGAAGCACCACAGGCCCGTGTCGCATCGGCAATCGCAGCAAGATCCAGAACCGCACCGTTGGTCCAGTGACAGTTGGGCACGGCGACCAGGCGGGTGTTGGAGGTGATCCGCTCAAGGACCGCCCGTGTCCAGTCATGGTCATCCGGCGTCGCAACAATCACCAGCCTTGCTCCACTCACCCGGCTGGCGCGCAACCACGGCAGATAGTTCGAGGGAAAGGCCTCGTGCAAGACAACGATCTCGTCCGACGGCGACAGCAGCTCCTCGTATATCCGCCCCACCGTCGCGGTTCCGTAACTGGCCGATGGAATGACCGCGTAGCAGTCCGCTGCCCCGCCAAGAGCTCGGGCCGCCAACTGGCGAAACGCCTCTGCCGGCGCGAAGAAATCGCCCGGCGTCCGCTGCCAGGGATGGCATTTGGTAAGCGCACCTTCGACCAGCGCCTCTGCGGCTTCCCGCAGCAGCGGGGCGTTATAGGCGCAGTTGAAATAGGCGATATCCGGCGGAATATCGAATAGCTGTCTTTGAGCTTGCAACATGGTGATGACGTCCTCCTTGTTTCACATGCGGACCCGACGTCCTCCATGTGAGACAATCTTTAAATTGTCCCAAGGCAACGGAGCAACAGCAACATTGTATATGAGACAATGAATGGCATAACTTGTCGGATTTCAAAAGATCTGCTCTCAACAAGGGGGTATTGATCTGATACAATCTGCCATTGTTCAGGCATACAGAGCCGTTGGGTGCAGCCCAAGACGGCAGGAGAGAAAGCCATGCGTACCAAGTTCCGTCAGGTCGTCTCCACGCTGGCCGAGCAGATCCAGTCCGGCACCCTGGCTCCGGGAGACCGACTGCCAACCCACAGGCAGCTTGCCTATCGCCATGGCCTGTCGCTGGGAACTGCAACACGGGTGTTTGCCGAACTCGAAGCCATGGGATTGACCGTTGGCGAGGTCGGACGCGGCACCTTCGTGCGCATGAATGGCGAGGCGCGCGCTGTCGACTTCGCCTTGTCCGATCCGGATCGGCAACTGGTCGACTTCAGCCTCAACCGTTTTATTCTACCAGAGCAGGACGCCCTTTTTGCCGATACGGTTGCCAAAGTGCTCGACAATCCCGACGGCAGCATGCTCGACTACCGGAACAACGCCGGATCAGGGTCCGACCGCCGCAGGATCACCTGCTGGCTCAACGACGACCGGGATGAAGCGCAAGCTGATCCTGACCAACTCACGATCTGTGCCGGTGGCCAGCATGCCCTGATGCTGACCCTGCTCGCCGTCTGCCGTCCCGGCCAGATTGTCGCCGTCGAGCGTTTTACCTATCCCGTTGTACGGCTGGTGTGCGAGATGCTACATCTGGAGGTCGTCACCGTCAAAAGCGATGCGGAGGGGATTTGCCCCGCAGACCTCGACGCCCTGTGCGCCCGTTTGCCAGTCCGCCTTCTGTTCACCATGCCCAACATCCAGAACCCGACTTCGGTGACAATGCCCCTTGCCCGGCGGCAGGCCATCGCCCGCATTCTCAAGGACAGAAACGTCCTTGCGCTCGAAGATGATGCCTTCGGCTTCCTGATCGAACAGCCCGCGACGAGCCTGTCCGAACTCGCCCCCGAGCATGTCTTTTACAGCCGAACCCTCTCCAAAAGCTGGGCTCCGGGTTTGCGGATCTGCTATCTGCTCGCACCAAAGGCATTTGTTGCCCGCATTGACAAGGCACAGCGCGCGACCATCTGGGTTGCCACGCCCCTGATGGCCTCAGTCGCCAGCCATCTGGTGGCAAGCGGACACTATGAGGCTGTGACGAGCCTCAAACGACGCGAAATTGCCAAGCGGCAGAGAATTGTCGAAAAAATATTCGCCGATCTCGATCTGACCACGGATCCACGCAGCATGCATGTACTGCTGGCTCTACCGTCCGGTCTGCGCAGTGGCGAGATACTGGCGCTGCTGAGGGAACAGCATGTACTGGCATCCCCGATCAGCCAGTTCGAGGCCAGTGACGACAGCCCCGGAACCGAAGAGGGCCTGCGCCTGTGCATCGGCTCTCCATCGTCGCGCAAAACCTTTGAAGATGCGCTGGGTCGTATCCGGCAGACTCTTGATCCGTTTCTGCCGTCTCGATGAAGGCACATCGCTGCCCGCCCCATGGAAGGAACGGGCAGCGGTCGCACGTCACAGTCACTCAGGCTTGGCTGCTAAGAAGCCTGCGTTCAAACTGTGTCAGGCGTCTGCCACCATCCTCTGTCACCACCACGGTTTCGGAAAATCCTAGACCCTGCGCGGAGGCATAGAGATGGAACACCATGCCGGTTTCAAGCGGCCAATCCGACGTTGGCAGCAAGACCCTGGAAAAATCGCTGCTCCGTGGCGTCCGGTTGTAGATCCCCAGCGTATAGGCGGTGACATTCGGGAAGGCATCGCGCAGGCCGGACTTGAGCAGCCCCTGCCGCAAGATGGCATCAACCTGAGAGGCAATGGCACCGCTTTTCATTTCCGCGATCTGCTGATCCTGAAGCGAGATCAGCATCCGTGCGGTCTCATCCATCTCCCGTGAGGGCTGGCCGATGAAAATCGGGCGCATCAGGCGGGCGCAATAATGGGCGATCTTGGGGATCAGTTCCACATGCAGGATGTCACCATCCTGAAGACGGTCATTGCCGAGACCGCCATGGAGAAACTCATGACCGCCGCTGGAGCAAACGATAGGTCCAACCTCGCCAGTATCAGCCCCTTCCAGCAGATAGGTGCGGGCGGCAATGGCAGCAGCATCGCGCGGTGACATGCCAGCCCGGATGTCATGCGCAATCGCTCCCATGGCCTTGTCGGCGATGGCGGCAGCGGCGGCCAACTGCTCCACCTCGCGCCCGGACTTGATCCAGCGGAGGGCATCGGAGGCATCGGGCAAGTCGACGAACACCGCCTGCGGCAACAGCTCCATCAGACGGCGATAGCTACGGACAGTGAAGCTGTAGGAGTTGAAATCGACGCCAATGCGCGCCTTTTCCATCCCCAGGAGCCGCAGGACACCGGCGATTGCCAGCTGCGGCTCTTCATGATCCTCGAAGGTCACGATCCGCGCCACCAGATTGTTGCGGCGGCAGGGATCCTCATCGAGCTTTCTGAGCACATACACCGGCTCGCCGTCTTTGGGCAGCAGAACAACCCGGTACATCGTCTCGGACGGCGCATAGCCCGTCAGCCATGTCATCAGCTCGGCGCAGTCGGCCAGCACGATGTCCACACCGTGGGTGTTCATCAGCGCCCGGGCCTTGCCCAGACGCCAGTCATATTCCTCACGCGGGAAGGCCATCTCAGGCAACCTCGCAGATATCGAGAATGGTCAGCATGTATATGCGGATCATGTCGAGGAAGTCGGCAATGTCCACCCGCTCGTCCGGCATGGTGTTGTAGCGGCCGCCCGGACCACAGACGATGCCTTCCATGCCCAGTTCATGATAGAGATGGCCGGCATCGCTGCCATAGAAGCCGGTCGGCGTGATGGCACCGGTCGGCTGCGGTTCGCCACGCACGGTCTCATAGGCCTTGTTGATCGACTTGACGATCAGGGACTCCCTCGAGACCTCGAAGGCAGGCATGGTCAGGCGACCCTCGGCGCTTTCGGGCAGAATGACTGCCTTGAGGCCGGGGAAGCGGCTTTCCAGCCCGTTCAACTCGGCCCGAAGGTCGGCAAGAACACCCTCGCGGGTCTGACCGGGAGCATAGCGTGCAGTGCCCTTGAGACGGGCGAAGTCGGCAACCTGCGGCGGGCGCCATTCGACGAGATCCTTGCCCAGCGCCCCATGCACGACGCCGATGTGACCCCGGTTGATTCCCCTGTGCTCATCGCTGAGAGCCCCCGAGAAGGTCATGGCATTGATCCGCGGAATGATGTCACAGGCAGCTGCGATGGCGTCAACGGCTTCCTCGCGCTTGGACAGATGGCGGGTATTGCCAGTGAGCTCGATGGTGAAGGTCAGCGCTTCGGCATGCATTGTCACGGCCTGCAGGTCGCTCGGCTCGCTGTTGACGAAATAGTCCGCCTTGTAGCCGGCCCGGATCGCTGCCACGGTGCCCGGACCGCCCTGCAATTCGCCGACCACAAAGGTCAGGATCACATCGCCCTTGAGCTTGACGCCAGCATCTATCAGGGTCTTGACCGCGCAGAAATAGGCCGCGTCGCCCGACTTCATGTTGGAGACACCAATGCCATAGATGAACTTGTCATCGATCAGGCCGCCCCATGGATCAACGGTCCAGCCTTCCGTAACGGGATTGGTATCGAGATGGCCATTGAACAACAGGCTCTTGCCACCACCTTCGCCCTTCCATGTGCCGATCGCGTTGTAGCGACGGCCTTCATCGAACGGCTGAAGGTCGCTGATGAGGCCCAGCTTTTCGAGCTCTTCGGCCATATAGCGGGCCAGCGCAACCTCGCCCTCGGTTTCCGAGTAGCTCTTGTGACGAACCATGCTTGCCAGAAAGTCAAGACAGGCCTTCTCGTCAACATTTCCGATCAGTTCCCTGGGATCCATTTCATGTCCTTCTATGATCTCGCTTCACCTTGGTGAGATCCGTTGCTCCCTAAAGGAGCGCTGCGGGCAACCGGCACGGGGACAGCCTCCAGAAGCTGCCGGGTATAGTCGGCTCTCTGAGGGGCGGTGATGTCCCGGGTGGGGGCAATTTCGATAAGGTCGCCGCGATACATGACGGCAATCCTGTGAGCAATCTGACGCACGAGGTTGAGGTCGTGGGTGATGAACAGATAGGCGGTGCCGAATTCCTCGCGCAGCTCCATCAGCAGCTCGATCACCGAAGCCTGCACCGACACGTCGAGCGCCGAGGTGATCTCGTCACAGATGACCAGCTTGGGCTGAGAGGCAAAGGCACGGGCAATCGCCACACGCTGCTTCTCGCCGCCGGACAACTGGTGCGGATAGCGTGACGCATAGGAGGCGGGCAGCTTGACCTGTTCGAGGAGGCGGGAGATCTCGTCCCGCATCGCCTTGCCGGAATATTCCGTATAGAGCCGATAGGGACGCGAGAGGATGTCGCCGATGGTCTTGCGCGGATTGAGCGAGGCGTCCGGGTGCTGGAAGATGATCTGCACATCCCGGCGATAGGAGTCACTCATGTCGGCGATGCTATGGATCGGGCGCCCTTCGAAGCGGATCTCGCCCTCGAATTTGTTGAGCCCCGTCATGGCCTTGGCCAGCGTCGACTTGCCCGAGCCGCTTTCCCCGACGATCCCGAGAATCTCTCCCGGCTGGATGGCCAGATTGACGGCCCGGTTGCCGGTCACATGGTTGCCAGCCTTTTTGGAGAAGCGCCCGAAAAATGGCTTGCGGCCGTAGATGACGCTGACATTCTCGACCTCGGCCAATGGCTTGGCCGCATAGTCCGGCTCGCTGCCTGCAAGGCGAACGGAAGGATCTGGCACGGCGGCAATGAGCTTTTTGGTGTAGGGATCCTGTGGCCGAATGAAGATTTCACCCACCTTGCCTTGCTCGACGATTTCACCCCGGTTGATCACCGACACCCTGTGCGCGGTGCTGGCCACCAGCGCCAGATCGTGGGAGATATAGAGCGAGGCGACGCCCGTTTCCTGCTGCAGCGACTGGAACAGCTCGAGGATCTGCCGCGAGGTGATGACGTCCAGCGCCGTGGTCGGCTCATCAAAGATGATCAGTTCCGGATTGCAGGCAAAGGCGGTTGCGATAACAACACGCTGCTTCTCACCCCCCGAAGCTTCATGCGGGTAGCGATGCATCATCTGCGCCGGGGTCTTCAGGCCCACATGGGCAAGCCGCGCTTCCGCTTCGGCCCAGGCCTGCTTCTTGCTCAGCCCCTGATGACGGATCAGCACTTCGCTGATCTGACGGCCAAGCGAAAGGGTCGGATTGAGCGAGGTCGCCGGATCCTGAAAAACCATCGAAATGCGTTTGCCGCGAATGGCCTCGATCTCGCTGTTCGAACGCGCCATCAGATCCGAGCCATCAAAGCGGATGGCACCGGAAACCTCATGGGCGTTGCCCGGCAGATAGCGCATGATCGACCAGGCAAGCGACGACTTGCCCGAGCCGCTTTCGCCCACGAGCCCGACAATCTCGCCTGCCCCGATGCTCAGGCTGATATCCTTGAGCGCATGAAACGGGCCTTTGGCGGTGAGATAGTCGAGGCTGTAGCCTTCGACCGAGAGCACCGGAGCTGCTGTATCACTGGTCATTCCGGTCTCCTCACGTTTTCGGGTTGAGTACATCGCGCAGACCGTCGCCGAGCAGGTTGAACCCGATGGCGACCAGTGCGATGGCTAGGCTTGGCCAGACCAGAATCCAGCTGGAGATATGCATGTAGCGGCGCGCCTCGGAAACCATCAGCCCCCATTCCTCGGAGGGCGGCTGCGCCCCAAGACCAAGGAAGCTGAGCGTCGCGAACAGCATGATGGCGAAGGACACGCGAATGGTCATCTCAACGATGATCGGCGCAACGGTGTTGGGCAGCATTTCCGACAGGACGATGAAATTCGGCTTCTCTCCGCGTGCAATGGCGGCGCTGACGAAATCCTGCTTGCGAGCCGACAGGGCAACCGCACGGCTGATACGGGCCATGCCGGGGGCAAAGGCGATGGACACGGCCAGAAGTGCATTGATGTCGGAAGACCCGAGCAGGTTGACGATAATCAGCGCAAACAGCAGGCTCGGGATCGACATCACTGCGTCGACGGTACGCATGATGACCTCATCGGCCCGGCCACCAAGAAAGGCCGACGTAACCCCAACCAGAGCACCGACAACAGTGCCGATCAGGGTGGCCACCACTGCCATGATGACGGTGGAGCGGGCGCCAATCATCAGCCGTGAGAAAATGTCCCGGCCATATTGATCGGTTCCCAGCAGGAAGTCCGCACTCGGCCCCTTGAAGCGCGCCAGAATGGACATCGCCTCAGGATCGTGCGGAGCCAGATAGGGGCCAAAGGCCACGGCAATGAGCACCAGAAAGACGATGGTGGTGCCGATCGCACCTTGCGGGGATCGCATCAGACGTTTGATAAAGTCAATCATACTGGATCCTCTTGTCGAGCAGGGAATAGAGGATATCGGCAATGAAATTGACCACACAATAGGTCGCAGCCATGATCAGAACACCCGCCTGAATAGACGGCAGGTCGCGGGCCTGAATGGCAATGATCAACTGGCGGCCAATGCCGGGAATGGCAAAGATCTCTTCCACAACGATGACACCGCCGAGCAGATAGCCCACATCCAGAGCCACGATGGTGATCGTGGGCAGCAGCGCGTTGCGCAAGGCATGCCCCCAGAGAACCTGCCGTGAAGAAAGACCCTTGAGACGCGCCGCACGGATATAGTCAGCATGCAACACATCCACCATTTCCGAGCGCACCATGCGCGAGACATGGGCCACCAGAATGATGGAAATGACCGCAGCCGGCATGATCAGATGGGCGACTCCATCCCAGAAATTCTCGGTGAGCGGCACATAGCCCGTCGGAGGCAGAAGCTTCCAGCGGTCGGCAAGGAACAGCAGCGCCAGCGTGGCCGTAACGAACTCTGGCAGAGACACGCCAACATAGGAAATGAGGCTGACAGCCATGTCGACAATCTTACCACGACGCACCGCAGCGAGAATGCCCAGCGGCACGGCGATAAACAGCATCAGGCAGATGGAAAAGAGTGCGAGAAGCAACGAGCGGCTGAGAGCCTCAACCATGACAGGCCCGACTGACAGACCGGTGCGCAGCGAGGTTCCGAAATCACCCTGGAAGACACCGGCGATCCAGTGCAGATACTGCGTCCAGACCGGATCGTTCAGCCCCATCTGCTCCCGAAGCGCTGACAGCGCTTCTTCGGTCGCGTTCTCGCCCAGCATCATCACTGCCGCATCGGCAGGCAGAATCTGGGTCATGGCGAAAACGATCAACGACACGATCAGGAGCGTATAGAAAATCAGGGCCACCCGCTTTGTGAGATAGCTGGCAGACAACGTTTTGTTCCTGTTGTTTGTCACCGGCAGCCCGACAGCTCCAAGAGAGGGGACCTGGAACCGTCGGACCGTCGGCAGCAGTTAACTTGCTACGGGAAGATTAGGACCGCGTCGGGGCCTTGTCGGTCAGCCAGGCATGGTCGAAACGGAACACGGAAGCACGCGGATGGATATCATAGGCGGCAACCCAGCTCCGTTTGGCACCCAGCACATCGAAGAAGGTCGGGATGATGGACGGAACACCTTCATACTGAAGCTTCTGAGCCTCGGCATAAAGCTTGGCGCGGGTCGCATCATCGGCTGTCACACGTGCAGCATTGACCGCCTTGTCGAAGTCCGAATTATCCCAGCGCGTTTCGTTCCAGGCAGCATCGGAGGTGTAGAGCAATTTGAAGATACCGTCTTCGGTCGGCTGCATGTTGTAGAAGCCAACGTAGAAATTGCCCTTCTTCCAGACCTGATCGAGATAGGTGGCGTGCGGCATCGTCTGGACTTCGATATCGAAGCCAGCCGGTTTGGCCATTTCGCGCAGGGCAACAGCAAGCTGCGTGCGCAGGGCAGGCTTTTCGGAAGCCACCAGCGTGATCTTGATGCCATCGGCATAGCCGGCATCAGCCAGCAACTGCTTTGCCTTTTCAATGTCCGGCTTGCGCATCGGCTGTTCGGAATAGAAGCGATAGGCATTGTTGATCGGGGTATCGTTGCCTGCCGTGCCGAAGCCTTCGGTGACGAACTGGATCATGGCATCACGATCCACGGTAAGCGCAAGGGCCTGACGAACGCGCGGATCATCAAACGGCTTGACGTCGCACCGCATGTTGACGTTGCAGAACTGACCGGAAGCGACGCGCTGCAGGTCAACGCCGTCGGTGCCGTCAAGACGCATATACTCGGTTGGATCCAGAGTGGAAATCAGGTCGATCTCGCCAGCAATGAGCGCCGAGCTCTCTGCGGTGGAATCCGGATAGACATTCAGCACGACCTTGTCGAGATAGGGCCGTTCCGGATCATAATAGTCCGGGTTGCGTCCAACCACGACCTGACGGTCCGGCTCGAAGGAAACCAGCTTGAACGGGCCGGTACCAACAGCTTCGCTGGAGAGTTTGTCGAGGCCACTCTCGATGATGGCAGCTGGAACGATCTTGGCATTCATGTAAGCGGTTGCTACCGGCATGTCGGCATAGGGGCCCGTCAGCTTGAAGACAACGGTGAGCTCATCCTTGGCAACGACGTCCTCGATCGGCCCAACGTTCTTGCGGCCGGGAGAGGCGGTATCCGGATTGAGAATTGCCTTGTAGGAAGCGACCACGTCAGCAGCGGTCAGCGCCGAGCCATCGTGGAACTTGACGCCCTTGCGCAGGGTGAAGGTCCATTCGGTCAACTCTTCGTTGGCGCTCCAGCTTTCGGCCAGATCGGCTTCCGGGCTCATGTCCACCTTGAGACGGGTCAGGCCGCTGTAGAGCAGTTCGGCCAGCATGTATTCCGGGTTGACGCGGACAAGCAGCGGGTTGAGCACGCTGGTTGCCTGATCGATGGCCACACGCAGGGTGCCGCCTTTTACCGGAGCCTGCGCGAAGGCGGGCATGGAAAGAGAAAGGGTCGCCGAAGCTGCCACAAAGGCAGTTCCGAGGAGAAAACGTCTGCGGGTTGTTTCAAGCATTGGAGGTTCCTTCTTGAAGTGATTTTTGGCTGATATTCTTATTTTTGATCCGGATTCATATCCGGTTCGAAATCTGCGGCCAGATAGGACAGCACGCTCTTGGCAAGCGCGATGATATCTGGCGAAGTCGTATGTTCGTCCGGGCCATGGACATTGCTGGAAGGCCTCCCCAGCCCTCCCAGCAGGATTTCCTGCATCACACCGGCCTGCTGGACATATCCGAAGTCCGAACAGCTGGCCGCACCCCATTTGGCAAAGTCCTTCTTGCGATAACCAAAGCCCGCGCTGAGCGCCTTCTGCCAACGTGGCCAGTGGGCCCCGTCCGGGTCAGCTGTCGGGGTCAGATGGGATGTCTGCTCGATGCCATAGGTGATCATGTCGAGATCATCGAGAGCAGCATGAATGCATGCCTCGATCTCGGCGCGGGCGTCCGCGTAGGATTCTTCGGGCGCGTAGCGCCGCCCGATCAGCAACTCGAAACGCCCCGGCACCTGACCGGGTGCCGTCCCGCCATTGGCAGCTGCGATATAGAGCTGGGGCCGCAAGGGACCGCTTGCACCGGGAGCCGGCGCCAGCTTGGAGGCGCGCGCACCAACCTTTTCCTTGAGTGCCATAAGCGCATTCATCAGCGGGATGCTGGCTTCGATGGCATTGGCCCCTGCCCCGCTGCGGTTGCCGTCGCCCGCATGCACGGGCACGCCGCGAATGGTCAGCGTGAGCGCAAAGACGCCAAAGCATCCGGCCCAGACGCGCGGCGCCGCAGAGCCGTTGAAATTGAGAATATGGCCCTTGAGATAGCCCTGTTCCGCCAGATAGCGGATACCCGGATAGAGGCCGGATTCCTCGTCCGTGCAAAACAGCAGCATCGGGTCATAGGCGAGCGGAACAGCATGATCCTTGGCCACCTTAAGCGCCAGATAACAGGCAGCCATGGTGCCCTTCATGTCCGCAGCGCCCAGCCCGTAGAGCCGATCATCCATCTTGGTCATGGCAAATGGCTCGAAGGTCCATCCCGGTGCAACGGGAACCGTATCGACGTGGAAATAGAGCCCACAGACCGGCTTACCCGTTACACGCTCACCAATAAGATTGATCCGTTCGCCGGACGCCTTGCCCGAACGGGTCTTCCAGAGACCTTCGGGCACCGACACCCGTTCAAAACCGAAAGACAGCGGTTCAAACAGCGATTGCGCCAGATCCGCAAACGCTCCATAGCCCTCTCCCGGGGGGAAAGTGGTATCGACAGCGATCATCCGAGCCAGTGCATCCTCTGCAGAATTGACAGACTTCTCAATGGCTTCAAATGCCGGTTGCAAAGCTTGATGCGAGCGTAGAGAGTAACTTTTGTCTGACACCTTGTTGCCTCTGGATAGTGGACGGCGACGAATGTTTTCTATAAACTATATAGAAATATATGCGAGCAAAAGAGATAGATTGTCAATATGAAAGATGACGAGACACTGATGGCCCTTTTCCCCAAGGCGACGCAGGAAGATGATTTTTCACCGTCCATGGCTGACAGGGCCCAACCCCTCTACCTCGTGGTCAAGAGACAAATCTTTGAAGCTATCATGATGGGAAAATGGCCCGCAGGCACCGTCTTGCCCAGCGAAGTCGAACTGGCGCGGATGCTGCGCGTCTCTGTCGGAACCATCCGCCGGGCCCTCAGCGAACTGACGAATGAAGGCATGCTCAGCCGCCGTCGCAAGACCGGCACTGTGGTAACTGGTCGCACCCCCCAGCACAGCCTCCGCTTCTTCTTTCAATATTTCCGCCTGCACGGACTGGACGGATCCCTGCAGCATTCGCAGGCCAGAAACCTGTCGCTGGTTTTCGGAGAGGCTACGGATATCGAATCAGAAAATCTAAGCGTTGAACCAGCCACCCCGGTCATGCGCCTGTCGCGTGTGCGCAGCGTTCACGACAAGCCCGTAATGGTTGAAACCGTAACGATGCCATCGGAACATTTGACGGATTTCCCGCGCAATGCGGAGGACGTCCCGGCCCTGCTCTATCTGTATCTGCTTGAGCATTACGACATTCGCATCTCGGCCGTGCGGGAAAAGATCGCGGCGGAATTGGCAAATGAGGATGACCTCGTCCATCTGCAACTGGAAGCCCCGAGCGCCGTCTTGACGATCGAGGAAGTGGCCTATGATCAGACCGGCACCCCGGTGCTTTTCACCAAACACCGGGCGACCACCCGCAGCCATCGCTACATCAACGAATTGCAGTAGGTCGTCGCCGCACAACAGGAAGACGGGCTCTTACGCCTTGGCTGCCAACGTCTGCCTGATGTCCTCCAGCCGCCTTGTCTGCCGATTCCCGGCATCGAAATTGTCAGGGGCCAGCCAGAGCTCGAATGCCTCTTTGAGGAGAGGCCATTCCTTGTCGATGATCGAGAACCAGGCAGTGTCCCGAGACCGGCCCTTGTAGATGATCGCCTGCCGGAAATGCCTTCAAAGCTGAAGCCAAGTCGCTCCGCAGCCTTGCGCGAAGGCGCGTTGAGGCTGTCACATTTCCATTCATAACGGCGATAGCCAAGATCCCCGAAGACATAGCCCATCAGCAGGAACTGCGCCTCGGTCGCTGCAGTCTTCTGTTTGAGCAAGGGAGAAAAGGCGACGTTGCCAACCTCGATCACGCCATTGGCCGGATCGATTCGCATCAGCGAGAAGGTGGCAACAGCCTTGCCTAGCGCCAGATTGATGATGGCATAATGTTTGGGATCCGGGCTTTGGGCCGCCGCTCGCAGATAGGCATCGAACCCATCGCGACAGAGAAACGGACCACCGGTCATATAGGTCCAGTCGCGGCCGTCTGGCGCCGTCGCATAAGCCTCATAAAGATCACGTCCATGCCGGTCGGCATCAAGTGGCTCCAGCCGACAATGCTGGCCTGTAAGCACGACATCTCCGGGGCGTGGGCGAGCCGACCAGTCCGGCAGGGCATCACCGATCGGTTGTCCGTATTGATTGACCGTCATCTTGAGAACTCCCCGTTGGCAACACACTGCTTCGGCGCAACCATTCTTGCGGCTCATGCGCGGCATAGTAAGGCAGAATGGCGAAAACAAAAGACCCTTTCTCCCCTCACCCCCAGAGGAGAGCCGGTCACATCCGCCACTTCATGGTCTCTCCAGACAGATATCAACGCCCATGAAAAGAATGCCCGCAAAGCGGGCATCCCAACTGGTCAGATCGGTGTGGCACCTCTC
Proteins encoded:
- a CDS encoding ABC transporter permease, coding for MIDFIKRLMRSPQGAIGTTIVFLVLIAVAFGPYLAPHDPEAMSILARFKGPSADFLLGTDQYGRDIFSRLMIGARSTVIMAVVATLIGTVVGALVGVTSAFLGGRADEVIMRTVDAVMSIPSLLFALIIVNLLGSSDINALLAVSIAFAPGMARISRAVALSARKQDFVSAAIARGEKPNFIVLSEMLPNTVAPIIVEMTIRVSFAIMLFATLSFLGLGAQPPSEEWGLMVSEARRYMHISSWILVWPSLAIALVAIGFNLLGDGLRDVLNPKT
- a CDS encoding ABC transporter substrate-binding protein; its protein translation is MLETTRRRFLLGTAFVAASATLSLSMPAFAQAPVKGGTLRVAIDQATSVLNPLLVRVNPEYMLAELLYSGLTRLKVDMSPEADLAESWSANEELTEWTFTLRKGVKFHDGSALTAADVVASYKAILNPDTASPGRKNVGPIEDVVAKDELTVVFKLTGPYADMPVATAYMNAKIVPAAIIESGLDKLSSEAVGTGPFKLVSFEPDRQVVVGRNPDYYDPERPYLDKVVLNVYPDSTAESSALIAGEIDLISTLDPTEYMRLDGTDGVDLQRVASGQFCNVNMRCDVKPFDDPRVRQALALTVDRDAMIQFVTEGFGTAGNDTPINNAYRFYSEQPMRKPDIEKAKQLLADAGYADGIKITLVASEKPALRTQLAVALREMAKPAGFDIEVQTMPHATYLDQVWKKGNFYVGFYNMQPTEDGIFKLLYTSDAAWNETRWDNSDFDKAVNAARVTADDATRAKLYAEAQKLQYEGVPSIIPTFFDVLGAKRSWVAAYDIHPRASVFRFDHAWLTDKAPTRS
- a CDS encoding M20/M25/M40 family metallo-hydrolase, which translates into the protein MIAVDTTFPPGEGYGAFADLAQSLFEPLSFGFERVSVPEGLWKTRSGKASGERINLIGERVTGKPVCGLYFHVDTVPVAPGWTFEPFAMTKMDDRLYGLGAADMKGTMAACYLALKVAKDHAVPLAYDPMLLFCTDEESGLYPGIRYLAEQGYLKGHILNFNGSAAPRVWAGCFGVFALTLTIRGVPVHAGDGNRSGAGANAIEASIPLMNALMALKEKVGARASKLAPAPGASGPLRPQLYIAAANGGTAPGQVPGRFELLIGRRYAPEESYADARAEIEACIHAALDDLDMITYGIEQTSHLTPTADPDGAHWPRWQKALSAGFGYRKKDFAKWGAASCSDFGYVQQAGVMQEILLGGLGRPSSNVHGPDEHTTSPDIIALAKSVLSYLAADFEPDMNPDQK
- a CDS encoding ABC transporter permease, translating into MSASYLTKRVALIFYTLLIVSLIVFAMTQILPADAAVMMLGENATEEALSALREQMGLNDPVWTQYLHWIAGVFQGDFGTSLRTGLSVGPVMVEALSRSLLLALFSICLMLFIAVPLGILAAVRRGKIVDMAVSLISYVGVSLPEFVTATLALLFLADRWKLLPPTGYVPLTENFWDGVAHLIMPAAVISIILVAHVSRMVRSEMVDVLHADYIRAARLKGLSSRQVLWGHALRNALLPTITIVALDVGYLLGGVIVVEEIFAIPGIGRQLIIAIQARDLPSIQAGVLIMAATYCVVNFIADILYSLLDKRIQYD
- a CDS encoding ABC transporter ATP-binding protein; protein product: MTSDTAAPVLSVEGYSLDYLTAKGPFHALKDISLSIGAGEIVGLVGESGSGKSSLAWSIMRYLPGNAHEVSGAIRFDGSDLMARSNSEIEAIRGKRISMVFQDPATSLNPTLSLGRQISEVLIRHQGLSKKQAWAEAEARLAHVGLKTPAQMMHRYPHEASGGEKQRVVIATAFACNPELIIFDEPTTALDVITSRQILELFQSLQQETGVASLYISHDLALVASTAHRVSVINRGEIVEQGKVGEIFIRPQDPYTKKLIAAVPDPSVRLAGSEPDYAAKPLAEVENVSVIYGRKPFFGRFSKKAGNHVTGNRAVNLAIQPGEILGIVGESGSGKSTLAKAMTGLNKFEGEIRFEGRPIHSIADMSDSYRRDVQIIFQHPDASLNPRKTIGDILSRPYRLYTEYSGKAMRDEISRLLEQVKLPASYASRYPHQLSGGEKQRVAIARAFASQPKLVICDEITSALDVSVQASVIELLMELREEFGTAYLFITHDLNLVRQIAHRIAVMYRGDLIEIAPTRDITAPQRADYTRQLLEAVPVPVARSAPLGSNGSHQGEARS